The genome window tcatcagaaagcgtcaccaccagcatattcaatgttcagttccaacctgtaccagtccaatgcacgcctgtcatggtcagcagtggtcagcttagcgcgatatggaacattcttccgaaactcaagcgagggaagtctgctcattagcctatctcgcgcactgctccttcttgtcaaacatcgtagtgaaatcgtggtacagtggggcgtcctcgaggattgcagctggtcggacagacgtgaggtggaatgtgggcggctgcacttcttcgttgatgtgcgatggcagatagcacagttgttgcgttgcatgacagctgaaagtgaatgtgatatcatagaactgaggcgtttgcaatgagactataggtgaagtagaagcaaggagtgaaatgggccatcttccagtgactaatatacagagtaagggcactgggtgttgttagattcagcattgaatgtattcctcatacaagcgtgaatagtgtggacatacagtgagaggtgagagacccctattgactacttcttgtaactttatcttggatattatattagtattgaacttctagccatggaatatgaagaaattgaagttgtaggcatggaatatgaaaaattattcaacggtgaaagacattattccatgaggctttgccgtgatcgcaaaggacgcgacgcgattggttcacatgctaatgaggtatgaatgataatgataattacctctataatgctacttggatagcgactgtgtcgttgattgcaacagtggtctatgtcaatgtgtgcctgtaatgtcaatgaagtatgatgaggtgatgacgatagtgcaattattaaatattggcaagagatcatactacaacataggtcttgtttttgacagatgactgtgcgacattcccattgggtcttgttagagtcagcgctgcatgtattccttgtacaagcttgaatagttgtgacggactttgaggggtgagagacccctatcggctacttcggctaactttatcttgcctacctagctgctagcaatagtgcccctttatcaagactgaaacccactgtgcggggctaagaaattacctttataatcctagttggataaccactgtgtagatgatttgaagagtgctctgtggatgtgtgcctgtaatgtcaatgaaagtatgatgaggtgatgacgatagtggaatgacgaaatattggaaagagatctattcctagaatagaagaacatatgtcctgttttgactaggtggcgcattttagaatcagcagtgagcactgtgtgtaacatggtggaggcagcggagataataactgtgtcgaaagtattgttatagggccttccctaggcccatggggttaaatttacaatccacgattgaaaagacgtagtttgatcgcattcaactataaatccattgaacagttgtgttcctttagtcaaccgatgaccttttgttgggccatgatcggggattgtaaactgtaaatgtattatggactgggagacgggggaaacacaagtgaaatagaccaaaacaagtgattttggggctttggtttagacgcatgccccacatgcgccatgcgggattatacggttcatgtgaacttgttgacatctacatgatctagtgctgttattggtcatggtacatggtaggcctaatcatcatggctatatgtttcaggaaaagctcggagtaaaatgaactgccgatgaataatgatgttgttcatgtttaccatgtttactagtacatagccatagggtatgcactggccagtgcactttctgcacgtcgtcatggtcatgtacgtgatgccttgcatattttgttttttgaatgcgcatgctttttgggcaaaatcacttgtaccaacactaatgaataatgtcttcttatccctatgacttcatacacagtgagggcattgtcccattcccatcaaatggtaacttattgtaccgtattagggtggaagttcgggagcagatacctaccgttgcacgcctgtcataatcagcagtgatgagcttagcgcgatatggaacattcttcagaaactcaagcgagggaagtctgctcattagcatatctcgcgcactgctccttcttgtcaaacatcgtagtgaaatcgtaatggaaaacgtctggctttgcgccagatgttgagactaataagtgaagaactaataggtaaagaacttctacttgcgcgagactgctctgataaaattatcattgcagagactacggtgacgtacacatatattttttacaatcaaaaatgccctcaaaagacgacatggaatgattattttattgatatttcctactatataccttccaattatcactttatacaaatagatcggcgttaggtcgcatgcttttctttcctggtgacactataaagcaaaatagttgcaaccccgtaaatgcgctataagtccaataataagtgacggtgacccgttataaatgtttcgccagcttcgcttttttgccgctacgcggcgcgttgggcccttgcgtcaagaaaGGCTTTCGCCATTCTAGAGTCCCAACTACTCACCAGTGACTTTGCAcagtttggccttctttttggctggagattttggggcagtcattgcagtggctgtcatcgtctgttgagaatctagaataaaaatgacagttcggcctatatgatgataaatatcaaatcacgaaaggtcacaaaatgttttgcaaccaaaactctggcaaatatagattcaaatatccaaaatgcaaatgccttgatatatGAGGTGTGGGCCAGGCTATCAGCATCGATACAGTATTAGACCCCGGGCCTGATAGCCTACTGAAAGACCGAACCTGTATCTAAtagcataccaagaattattgtGGCTCCCTCTATGTGTGTTTCGTGTGGTTGACGATCAAAGGTTGCCACAACCACTGCATCTGAGCAGtcgacatcaacatctgcagcttgatttactgaaaaattaaatgaaattatcataaaaaataattttactatttctaaattaaagacgcaTGATGTCTAACCGGGTCACTACAGTCGCTTTCTGtttctcagtaggcctacttgtatttcttccattgtataccggtaccaatgtaatgtatcatagtctaagaaatactcggctcttaattgacatgggcatatttatcatcgaGCTTCCAGCACCTTTAAATTAAACTTACCAGGAGTCCAACCAGCCAGATCAGGTAATGTAGCAGGGAGGGAGACTGCTGCTGTAGCCTTTATAGGTGTggttactgaaaatattaacaaatgaaagttttaaagtttaaagggaatgaatcacataaattggcgggaaaaatcaataaattctaattaaatccattgaaaatccaaatttctatgatattccattaaaacagggtgatgtcagcttaacaataggcctaatgtgtacaATTGCGATCATTTTGTTAATTCTTTGAGGTAATTCACATGCATCATGATGCAtgacttattgaataaattaaaagtattaacaaaatatttatattggaacttatttctgtttcaccctgtatagtactATTTGCAAACTTTGCGTTCCATACACTTACTGGGCATGCTCAGTGCGTTTAGAAATATGGAGTCGGGAAATTTGCAAGCGCGTATTTGGAGCAGCGAATAAccacattttctgtacttttgtgcagttgaactaccttatctgctgatgaatttgatttatagagctatgaagtcaactactatggtactatttctaagtgacggtcatgaaaagctgtactttcggccgcttgaaaaatgcatgcatgcactgtcatgtcagcatgtacacatggtcgctatacacacaggaagtccaacagaaatggctggcagagtgccaatatcgatgcaggcaccagacgacatactttgaacttagccagggtagggccgagttgagcttaattccaccaatgtttttgaagattgacatcaggctatgaaatctagacctatgtaaggcttaggcctatgttcagaaatatatgctggtagaagtagatagcgttttatggcctaattaggctaaatcggagcctggtgtacctacctgcagactcaaatccaccagtgatgcctctgaatgctgcgtctttttcgaatgtttctattattctctgcagtgtagggtcggcctgtggcatctttccccctccgccagtccctctctggtgtttttgctgcagggaatggatctctttcgcctttgaaagctgctggttccatttttccctgcagttatccccggtccttgtggccactcccaaggaactaaccattagggcaatttcatcccatttgttttttttcattttgtttgtcacatctgacgaaaacttggatcgcaagatcccaagttcatttatgacaacatcggctaaaacttcggcttctgagtgtgaaaaatttggttttctctccctttttgtcttttgagatgaatgattctctatggaggcagccatcttgcatgtcttgctttcaatatgaggaccaaatgcattatgggaaatgtccctagcaactaacattgatttacttaaaagtagcgttagttaacattgggcctaacattgatttgtgaaactcaattttagcgttatgttagctaacgctaagttagggactttaacataaaaagataaactaacatacttttatcaccataacttttgtgcaaccggccccagATTTCCAGGAGTCACTGTTGGAGTGGAGAAACACAACAGCGCTTGATGGTGTTAGTCCAGTACAGGAGGACCAGGACAACAATGCCAACGGCCGAAGCCCGTTTGAAACCCCAGACAGTGGAAGGAGTTGTAGATGCCATCAAATTGAGGAAAGAGAAAATGAAGGCCGTTTATGACAGGAGTGCTAAGACACTCCCCGAGTTGGAGTTTGGGGAGCAAGTAAGACTGGAACTGGTTAAGCCAAAGATGCCATGGGTGAAAGGCTCCTGCATGGGAAAGGTAGGTCCGAGATCATATCTTGTACAAACTGATAGCGGGGCAGTATACAGAAGAAACAGGAAATTTATCCGGAAAGCGCCAAACCAAGAGGTAGGCCAGGTTGTGCCCAATCAAGCTGTATCAGGTTTTGACCCTCCTGCAATGTCTGAACCTGAATCCAACAACCCAACACCTGTCGACTCACCCACTCTGTCCTTGATTCGCACTCAGTCTACTAGCGACATACCCAGTTGTCCTTCTCCAAGTGTGACTCGCAATAATACAAGTGTACAGTCTCCGGCTAGTGTAGTTGCGCCCGTTAAGGTTGATAGGGTCACCACAAGGAGTGGTCGCGTTGTCAATCAACCCAGCAAGTATAAGGACTTTGTGTAACGGTTGGGTTGTAGCAAAGACTACTAAGTACTAAGTAGATAAAGCGATAAAGACAATCTCGGCATAAAGACATTAACAGGAAGTTCTTTCATGTTGTCAGTTTTATAGCAGGCACTCATAGCTGTAGTCTGTTTACATTAGTTCTTGAGTTTCGTGTTACTTGGTAATTACTTTAATTACTACACTCATTCAATCATTTAGCACAGGTTGATTACAGTTTTACAAGTTAGGTTGTTAtttgtaacaagaggcccaagggcctggcgctcaactggatgacctaataacaggactgagggtgtaaagtagtaaatatcggctttatactactgtttgaaggtcaagagaacacgttataccactaaaatttccaatgcagagctgccagctggatgaaatatgattgaactaatcagccatggtatgtaaatattacaggaggcaacagaagatatccctagttcagtatgttgtatcggtagctttacagaaaagaagtgtcagagaggatgagacttctccatcgacaactgtggtatgtccaggctgggttgtacagcacaaggatacaaaatgctgtaattgagaggtatcctgatttaacagaggtcaaaataaatagaaatgaccagtttgggactaataccactgtctttttttttaataaggtagagattacaggagtcaacaaaattaattttattgagagaaattgacctgtcctgcaggtgattggaatttacaatacaaagggtcgtttttcatgacattgtgctctactgcgtatccctagtgagtcaatcgggaaccaatctatccttggcgcagacaggttcaaattggctatatcttgaatagattgaattgcgatgaaaatctaatgcaataaaggagcaatatcgaagagacaaattaatcaaaccaattgtcaacagactcggaccctgaaatggcgtgatgtatgcgtgcatataaaagtatatcaattggtccgatagagatgatgaggcaatgtcaatatgccttgttccttagtcagcaatatgcccctttttatacggagaagaaggagaacccagctaggccttcacatgtcggcttccaaaaggctcgaaccaactgtactatcactactataaatttaaaatgtgtgctcctcctacatgtagcaatgtctcggccaaaaaggcacttagtcgacaggcaagctagaagttcagcaccgtgagcagctccttggtgaggccatgtcaggttccgcgcgcctcttcagatacatcaagtattgaaagctgtggtgggcacataaaaagaccatgtccatggtcaccttaatttgaaaatcccttcataatcaagggctacctctgactaaaacagcacccaaacaatagaccaccaatttgaccccagctcctaactgcgggaaaatccaagtccagcaaccaaaagtaccaaaaatacatttgtgttatgcgtttgtttacaatttcatttcccgcgaaatctcgaaaatcaggtgacctgcaatcgtggattgaaaataacattaacctgggttcagcaggtcagcaggtataccggctgttccaatcatccccctacagccagctgttcaaaaggtaatgttattcaccccacatggagtgcaggtaattgattaagcccctgcataacttaacagaaatggcttggcttctgtgagtggtaaggagaattgacagtttttttatgggagtaacattattgtgttgcttaaaatgtctactttttactcatgtaagaatcgtagtactaatagtaACTtccaacttattttccggttatgataacacaacacgcatcttcatgatcatgatctttctcaaactaactctaactgaatgacctaatcgccttggacgcacaaccacatatcaatccgccccgacgatcgacacatccattcgattcgataacactcaataaagtttgataaataaacaaagtttttttgcttttagctgtcaacatcaatggcaaaatagtagaactaatagaactaatttccgaagtttccaatattttgaacacaaatcagaacatcacccatcagctggactcagatctgcataaattatgataaataatgaggtcgtcgcttcaatttcgcaaagaaagttgactccattcgaaggttgttttgaccaaattccgttgaactcatcgttatgagggcatttgaacacattctcgttgatcttttctataaacgtgtgaagtttcgtaccaaaatatatttccgtaaaggcttaaataagaaaatttgtcacttacaaaatcatcgctccggtagaaataaaaaggtcaccgccattttttttacgatagtactccaggtaacttcggcgggaaattcaaagcggaatcatccggggtcaaacaacagttctgctcactaccgccaactggtgatataaatcgacactaatctattttatatcaaaacttctgtatcatgaagaccttttcaactttatttcaagcttttatctgctggaatagagcgtcaaaaaattgttttttcatttacgcactttgccccctggggagctgaatttgagtcgaatcgtccaaatttttttccgtaagcaacattttctgcggtgtttataagccagactagatttgaagtgcctcggttgtatgattacaaaatgcccaactttgtctacagatggctggatggaaggatggcaggatggaaggacggacaccaatcgaatagctatttgactagctccgctgactttgtcagctgagctaaaaaaggaaGATGTTAGGCGATACTCTCTTGTGAGACTATGTTTTGTAGGTAACTGGGGAGCGAGACTAGGGGGTCAATAAACATGGCGTAGCATCTTTACGCGAGTCGTATTTCATTCTGTCCTTTCGTCTCAAACATTGATAACAACTGGCAATGGTGAAGCGCATATTCAACATCAACCCATTCATACACAATATTTCAATTGCCtattacaatgggggggggaTGATTCCATGTAAAGTATACCCCGGGATATAGAAAATATCGGCCCTTTAATTTCGTCGAGTTTAATCTTATTTATGCATGCTGCGATATATGACTTTTGGACAGCAATCTTTGTAATTGGATGATAACTGAATTAGTTATTATATTGTTAACGTGTATCGAATGATTTAGTATCATTCAGCGGAAATACTTTTGTCAGGGCTGCGCGATTTCGTGCCTAAAGACTGTCTATTGAGAAGCAGTCGATttaaacgttttgtttgttccgTTGTTAACTATCATTTTAATGGGGTTAGGGAAGATATTTGCTGTCCAAATTGTCCGATCATGGCAAATTGCTAATTCATAGCATGCGAATAGATTTATAATATTGTAATTGCATGCAGTTagaaaatttgtatttaataCTGATGCCTTGCTTGAATAAACagttttgagaaagattttggAAATGTTTCGGCTTTGACTACGTCCTTGTAACCAAATCGTGGTAACCCCACGTAGCCTGGAAGAAGGCAAAAGTCATTGAGTTAAGGAAAAGGAACGAGAACTTTTCATCCAGTGATTTTGACTATCTTCCAGAAGAGGACATGGATATGGGTGACTCCGACGATGAGGACTGCCCTACTCAGTTAGCATTTGAGGAAATAAGGTAGGTTATTTTTTATTCACGTTTTGTTTATATCTTAACATTATTTGAGACCTGGAGTAAATGAagtgtcctggggacattgtgctcacctgggaataaTTTAGTTGCATATGTGACCGGCTCTGGCAAAATCAGTCACATGACTCCAGATTAAGTTACAGGGACCTGATTCATAAAGCCCACTTAACGAGTTACGTGTGCGTAACCTCCTCTGAGAGTTTACTTAGCAGTTATgtggtattcacgaagcactcttaattGTAAGTGAATGCGTAACAAGTCGGTAAATCTACGTGTGGTCCTGACGCCCTCTTAGAGTACACTAAGTGCTAAGTAGGCAAGTGTTGTGAAGATGCCAGCCGCTCTCGTTGTTATTGAGGAGGAAAACCAGCAAGCTATTCGTCGCGAGCGGGTTTTCCGAGATCGTGTGCACCCGTTAGACGAGTTCAATGACGATCAACTTTTTAGGCGTTATACAGACTGACCCGACCAATCGTTCTGGAAGTAATAGACCTTATACGAGAAGGTCCCATGCTATCCCTAGTACATTACAAGTGCTAACAGCTCTAAGATACTACGCTACCGGATCCTTGCAATTACAGAACGCTGATATGGTTCATGTAAGTCAGCCAACCGTGTCGAGGATAATTACTAGAGTATCGGAAGCACCGGTAAACAGAGCCGATGGCAACCCCGACAGCAGCAGACGCATTTGGTCTTTTGACGCAGGGCTGGTGCTGCACCTGCGTTTGCGTTCTGTTGGAAAAAACAGCCATTTTAAAAGGAAACTCCACTGGAGGGGTTTTCAAGTAACAGTAGTTTTCATCATTGCTATAATTATATGGCTTTGTCTACAGCAGAAGTGACACAACGTGTCATCCGCCTTCATTGACCtactacatgtaccggtactaCAGAACACTCTAGTTTCGGCTTGACGGGATATTTCAGTGGCCTCTAACGTCCAAGCTGCATTTACTACAGTAGGAGAAGAGAACCTTTAAAACAACGTGCCCGTTATGCCTATTTATACATGTTTCTACCctctgtaggcctatattcttaCCTCTCAAACGGTGGTGGTGTTGGGCTTCTAATTGGAGACCCTTCATAATGCGGATTATTCTTCGACCTCTTCGATGTGATGCCAAAAGTGGGGCTGCCTTGCGAGATATCAAAGTTATCCAAATCACTACCTGATGCGTCACTACCTGATGCGCCGTGACTTGGTGACATCATAGTTGGCGACTTCACAGTCTGAAAACAGAGGGTATCTTCAATAGATGCAAGCAGATGGTCCCAATAACGTTTGGAACCACATTATTTGCAATGCCATGGACGAGTAACGCAATGCCACATATTTTTCAACCTATGAAAATAGCGGGACGATTAGGTACATGCGCCAGCCGCGTCTAGTTTCGGCTCTCGAGAAAgcctttgtcagctgagctaaaaagggagaTGTTAGGCGATACTCTCTTGTGAGACTATGTTTTGTAGGTAACTGGGGAGCGAGACTAGGGGGTCAATAAACATGGCGTAGCATCTTTACGCGAGTCGTATTTCATTCTGTCCTTTCGTCTCAAACATTGATAACAACTGGCAATGGTGAAGCGCATATTCAACATCAACCCATTCATACACAATATTTCAATTGCCTATTACAATGGGGGGGGATGATTCCATGTAAAGTATACCCCGGGATATAGAAAATATCGGCCCTTTAATTTCGTCGAGTTTAATCTTATTTATGCATGCTGCGATATATGACTTTTGGACAGCAATCTTTGTAATTGGATGATAACTGAATTAGTTATTATATTGTTAACGTGGTGTATCGAATGATTTAGTATCATTCAGCGGAAATACTTTTGTCAGGGCTGCGCGATTTCGTGCCTAAAGACTGTCTATTGAGAAGCAGTCGATttaaacgttttgtttgttccgTTGTTAACTATCATTTTAATGGGGTTAGGGAAGGTATTTGCTGTCCAAATTGTCCGATCATGGCAAATTGCTAATTCATAGCATGCGAATAGATTTATAATATTGTAATTGCATGCAGTTagaaaatttgtatttaataCTGATGCCTTGCTTGAATAAACagttttgagaaagattttggAAATGTTTCGGCTTTGACTACGTCCTTGTAACCAAATCGTGGTAACCCCACGTAGCCTGGAAGAAGGCAAAAGTCATTGAGTTGCGGAAAAGGAACGAGAACTTTTCATCCAGTGATTTTGACTATCTTCCAGAAGAGGACATGGAGATGGGTGACTCCGACGATGAGGACTGCCCTACTCAGTTAGCATTTGAGGAAATAAGGTAGGTTATTTTTTATTCACGTTTTGTTTATATCTTAACATTATTTGAGACCTGGAGTAAATGAagtgtcctggggacattgtgctcacctgggaataaTTTAGTTGCATATGTGACCAGCTCTGGCAAAATCAGTCACATGACTCCAGATTAAGTTACAGGGACCTGATTCATAAAGCCCACTTAACGAGTTACGTGTGCGTAACCTCCTCTGAGAGTTTACTTAGCAGTTACgtggtattcacgaagcactcttaattGTAAGTGAATGCGTAACAAGTCGGTAAATCTACGTGTGGTCCTGACGCCATCTTAGAGTACACTTAGTGCTAAGTAGGCAAGTGTTGTGAAGATGCCAGCCGCTCTCGTTGTTATTGACGAGGAAAACCAGCGAGCTATTCGTCGCGAGCGGGTTTTCCGAGATCGTGTGCACCCGTTAGACGAGTTCAATGACGATCAACTTTTTAGGCGTTATACAGACTGACCCGACCAATCATTCTGGAAGTAATAGACCTTATACGAGAAGGTCCCATGCTATCCCTAGTACATTACAAGTGCTAACAGCTCTAAGATACTACGCTACCGGATCCTTGCAATTACAGAACGCTGATATGGTTCATGTAAGTCAGCCAACCGTGTCGAGGATAATTACTAGAGTATCGGAAGCACCGGTAAACAGAGCCGATGGCAACCCCGACAGCAGCAGACGCATTTGGTCTTTTGACGCAGGGCTGGTGCTGCACCTGCGTTTGCGTTCTGTTGGAAAAAACAGCCATTTTAAAAGGAAACTCCACTGGAGGGGTTTTCAAGTAACAGTAGTTTTCATCATTGCTATAATTATATGGCTTTGTCTACAGCAGAAGTGACACAACGTGTCATCCGCCTTAGTAGTACAATAGTGACAGTTCTAACTCATTGaacttttgactgaaaatttaaACCTAGGTTTGACTGAAGTATGGTTTGTAACTCACACCCAGTCAAACTCCTATCAAAACAAAACCCAGTCAAACTCCAGTCAACAAGTTAACAATATTATTCCAGTCAAACTCCTGtgaaaacattattcatttttattcagtcaaactcctgtcaaaacattattcatttttattcagtcaaactcctgtcaaaacattattcatttttattcagtcaaatcctagtcaaaacattattcatttttattcagtcaaatcctagtcaaactcCAGTCAAGAAGTTAACAATATTATTCCAGTCAAactcgctcgcttcgctcgctgaacaacaatccTACAATCCTTCAAAAGTTCACAACCTTACTCGCTCCGCTCGTCGCCATCGCTCCATTAGAGTAAATGGACACAAAAATATAACttaataaaaatttttttttcttataaaTAAATGAACACGTCGCTCGTAAATTTTCCATCAAACGAACAACTTGAATCACGTATCACAAGGTCAACAAATTATCTAAAGTGGAAAGAGCTCCCGTTGAACacatggtacaaaatcaactcaACCACAAATTTAACAACTAAAGTGGGTGAGTCAATGTTACTCACGCTTGAAGATTCAAAAGGTGTCAATGTCACTGTGTGGTCAATGAGTGTGATCAAGCGAAAAATCACTCACGAGCACAAGTATATAAGGTCCACAGGTATGAAAGAGGGAAACAATGGTAAGAATTACTACGGGTTTGACCTGgtggaataaaaatattttccagaataaataaatgaatcaCATCACTCATAATGGTTTTTAATCCATTATGGGTGTGGTGAGCCCTGAAACCTTCATTTTCGACCAAGTGGTGTTTATATAGGATTCTAAAATTCACTAAAAGTCTATTGGAACCGAATTGATATGATCGTTTGTAGTCATTTTATAGTCAAAACTATAAATTCACTATAATTTTTAAATCTGGTTCAAAACGTCGGGAAGGACATAActtaataaaacaatttttttatataaataaatgaacaCGTCAACAAATAACGATCATTTCAATTCGATACTTTCTACAGATGAACTGAAGATTCTTGCCTTCAGAAATAAGGTGAAAAATTATGGAAGTCTTAGTAGAGCTAATCTACTTGAACAACTTCAACAAATACCAAATAGTTTCAATGATATTGAAGTTAAAATTGATAAGTCAGTTTCTGACTTGTCTCAAATTGAAAAGCGTGTCCTTGCGCAAAGACTAGGTATAAATCCTAGGAATTTCAAAAAAGA of Lineus longissimus chromosome 17, tnLinLong1.2, whole genome shotgun sequence contains these proteins:
- the LOC135501494 gene encoding uncharacterized protein LOC135501494, yielding MLVARDISHNAFGPHIESKTCKMAASIENHSSQKTKRERKPNFSHSEAEVLADVVINELGILRSKFSSDVTNKMKKNKWDEIALMVSSLGVATRTGDNCREKWNQQLSKAKEIHSLQQKHQRGTGGGGKMPQADPTLQRIIETFEKDAAFRGITGGFESAVTTPIKATAAVSLPATLPDLAGWTPVNQAADVDVDCSDAVVVATFDRQPHETHIEGATIILDSQQTMTATAMTAPKSPAKKKAKLCKVTGE